The Oceanisphaera avium genome includes a region encoding these proteins:
- a CDS encoding PilZ domain-containing protein, with protein sequence MDLSAYKTLINKLVTLSYQYDLEHLVDDLVPDANEELRFQLQAEVRRLTTPCLRVLDLRSLFGAQCQLVRHQGLDHQMPASLAARFQRLLQHFNGEYTRGLYEALLAELAALRKLPAQFNTCPWQLPALGLQRKESRLRFVTPLCLHLPNQQTLAGNSLDISPTGLLVQLQANLSLPSELAVSFPDLSKQAGLACLAQPKRYRVSQAQTEKGRVKLQRMEEDNEWHHALSQFIEQQRPRYGLDAEDLYSSVKAQCWSQTMLETSISLALFFNDCGELQHLLTNRRNEKILATWQQQTPGDLLSTLLSPARILSMGQHPQTPGVLYSFRLPNQSQIFVASQEQLDTDHTFSAFVQAGLAANSLTCYYLSLRSLTVADQDVVLDNQGLRQLQQLAWQLWLTPIPAPQLAQGVSCELNQLSRYLVSLSSHKAITAPLGRQGSKRQEARFKLRSAIELTIGNQVISAVTEDLSAHGIKAVLNQAIRLDIPCMAQVSLTELNKRSRQWKLKGLAYRVVNLSEHGTIVHLQIAGSEESHNGFHFFNALLAQNQDKLRAKPETFHTSSWANWLTQQALQQPPSPSFLLARNDGGFYVQGALACLEQPALMAYLSNNYQQAHLSKLLSRQQWQSIYSQLLRPDGRSHHSYEIWTANAADNPQQSWLLLNPEPKRQAFLLDARHSQQLSVTLVLIHRVQLRQLECFVPQWNRLAQTSLHKTQQLEQQLAELCALSQVFDITDIARSRQRH encoded by the coding sequence ATGGATCTCAGTGCATATAAGACCTTGATCAATAAGCTAGTCACTCTGAGCTACCAGTATGATCTCGAGCATTTAGTGGATGATCTCGTACCCGATGCTAACGAGGAGCTGCGTTTTCAGCTACAAGCTGAAGTGCGCCGCTTAACCACCCCTTGCTTACGCGTGCTGGACTTGCGAAGCCTATTTGGCGCTCAATGCCAGTTAGTGCGCCACCAAGGGCTAGACCATCAAATGCCGGCCAGCTTAGCGGCGCGTTTTCAGCGCTTATTGCAACACTTTAATGGAGAATATACTCGTGGCTTATATGAAGCGTTATTGGCAGAGCTGGCGGCATTAAGAAAACTACCCGCCCAGTTTAATACCTGCCCTTGGCAGCTACCGGCGCTGGGCTTACAGCGTAAAGAAAGTCGCTTGCGCTTTGTAACGCCTCTTTGCCTGCATTTACCAAACCAGCAAACGCTGGCAGGCAATAGCTTAGATATTTCGCCCACCGGTTTGCTCGTACAACTACAAGCTAACCTCTCCTTGCCCAGTGAGCTTGCAGTGAGTTTCCCTGACTTAAGTAAACAAGCCGGCTTAGCCTGTTTAGCGCAGCCTAAGCGCTATCGAGTCAGTCAAGCGCAGACAGAAAAGGGGCGAGTTAAGCTCCAAAGAATGGAAGAAGACAATGAGTGGCATCACGCCCTTAGTCAGTTTATTGAACAACAACGCCCTCGGTATGGCTTAGATGCCGAAGACTTATATAGCAGCGTAAAAGCCCAGTGCTGGAGCCAAACTATGCTAGAAACTAGCATTAGCTTGGCGCTGTTTTTTAACGACTGCGGCGAGTTACAGCACCTGCTAACCAACAGACGCAATGAAAAAATATTAGCGACCTGGCAACAGCAAACACCCGGCGACTTACTGTCTACCTTATTAAGTCCGGCGCGCATTTTAAGCATGGGCCAGCACCCTCAAACCCCTGGTGTGCTCTATAGCTTTCGCTTGCCTAATCAGTCGCAAATTTTTGTAGCTAGCCAAGAGCAACTGGACACAGACCACACCTTTAGCGCCTTTGTGCAAGCGGGTCTAGCCGCTAATAGTCTTACATGTTACTACCTTAGCCTGCGCTCGTTAACAGTAGCAGACCAAGATGTAGTACTCGATAATCAAGGGCTTCGTCAATTACAGCAGTTAGCTTGGCAACTGTGGCTCACGCCTATTCCAGCACCGCAATTAGCTCAAGGTGTCTCCTGTGAATTAAACCAACTTAGTCGCTATTTAGTGAGCTTAAGTAGCCATAAGGCGATAACGGCTCCCTTAGGCCGCCAAGGCTCTAAGCGCCAAGAGGCGCGTTTTAAACTGCGCAGCGCCATAGAGCTAACTATAGGCAACCAAGTCATTAGCGCAGTGACTGAAGATTTATCCGCTCATGGTATAAAAGCGGTGCTCAATCAGGCTATACGCTTAGATATTCCTTGTATGGCACAAGTGAGTTTAACCGAGCTAAATAAGCGCAGCCGCCAATGGAAACTAAAGGGGCTAGCTTATCGGGTAGTGAACCTAAGTGAGCATGGCACCATAGTGCACTTACAAATTGCAGGCTCAGAAGAGAGCCATAATGGTTTTCATTTTTTTAACGCTTTATTGGCGCAAAACCAAGATAAATTACGTGCTAAGCCAGAGACCTTCCATACTAGCTCTTGGGCAAACTGGTTAACCCAGCAAGCGCTGCAACAGCCACCCTCACCTAGCTTTTTATTAGCCCGCAACGATGGCGGCTTTTATGTACAAGGCGCCCTCGCCTGCTTAGAGCAGCCAGCACTGATGGCTTACTTATCGAATAACTATCAACAAGCGCATCTTAGTAAATTATTGTCTCGCCAACAGTGGCAAAGCATTTATAGCCAATTACTCAGACCTGATGGTCGCAGCCACCATAGCTATGAAATTTGGACGGCCAACGCGGCCGATAACCCACAGCAAAGTTGGCTATTACTTAATCCTGAGCCAAAGCGCCAAGCCTTTTTACTCGACGCTCGCCACAGCCAGCAATTAAGCGTGACTTTAGTGCTGATCCACCGCGTACAACTGCGCCAACTAGAGTGCTTTGTGCCGCAGTGGAATAGGTTAGCGCAAACCTCATTGCATAAAACTCAGCAACTTGAGCAACAACTTGCTGAGCTATGCGCCTTGAGTCAAGTATTTGATATTACCGATATTGCCCGCAGTCGGCAGCGCCATTAA
- the znuA gene encoding zinc ABC transporter substrate-binding protein ZnuA: protein MKVVFTLCLCLVLSSQARAVEVLTSIKPLQLIASAITEGTATPKLLLPPGSSPHDYALRPSDVRKIKNADLVIWVGPELEVFLAPLLASQEKSVALLSQLPAIEHAHHHDKHSLVIEDTEQDSHHHHHGSQDPHIWLDPHQAEAIAALIAKKLSQIDPQNYDRYQTNLAVFQAKLAKVDAKLAAQLAPLQGIGYFVFHDAYGHWERHYQLSSLGHFTVNPARAPGAKTVTRIHHALKQSKAVCVFAEPQFKPAVVSAVLRNTQARSGVLDPLATDISPSAEGYFRFMEQLAAAMTKCLLN from the coding sequence ATGAAAGTCGTATTCACTTTGTGCCTGTGCTTGGTTTTAAGCAGCCAGGCTCGTGCCGTTGAAGTACTCACCTCTATTAAACCACTGCAATTAATCGCCAGCGCTATTACTGAAGGCACAGCTACACCTAAATTATTATTGCCCCCTGGCAGCTCGCCCCACGATTATGCGCTGCGCCCTTCTGATGTGCGAAAAATAAAAAATGCCGACCTCGTTATTTGGGTGGGACCCGAGCTAGAAGTTTTCTTAGCCCCACTGCTAGCAAGTCAGGAAAAAAGTGTGGCGCTACTTAGCCAGTTACCGGCTATTGAGCATGCTCACCATCACGATAAACATTCTTTAGTGATCGAAGATACAGAGCAAGATAGTCACCACCATCATCACGGCAGCCAAGATCCACACATCTGGCTAGATCCACACCAAGCCGAGGCTATCGCTGCACTGATTGCTAAAAAATTGAGCCAGATCGATCCGCAAAATTATGATCGATATCAAACTAATTTGGCTGTTTTTCAGGCAAAATTAGCAAAAGTTGACGCTAAGCTGGCCGCACAATTAGCGCCGTTACAAGGCATTGGCTACTTTGTATTTCACGATGCCTATGGGCATTGGGAACGCCATTATCAGCTGTCATCATTGGGGCACTTTACTGTTAACCCTGCCCGAGCACCTGGCGCTAAAACCGTCACTCGCATTCATCATGCCCTTAAACAATCTAAGGCCGTGTGTGTATTTGCCGAGCCACAGTTTAAGCCCGCGGTAGTGAGCGCTGTGTTGCGCAATACCCAAGCTCGCAGTGGTGTGCTAGACCCATTAGCAACCGATATCAGCCCAAGTGCTGAGGGCTATTTTAGGTTTATGGAGCAGTTGGCAGCGGCGATGACGAAGTGTTTACTCAACTAA
- the znuB gene encoding zinc ABC transporter permease subunit ZnuB: MWDSFLGYALLAGLGIAILAGPLGSFVVWRRMAYFGDTLAHSSLLGVAFGLMLQIDLTLAVLVACVCLGIVLAALQRASWLATDTLLGILAHTSLSLGLVALAFMDNVRVDLMAYLFGDLLAIQLVDLYWIFGGGLVLLAILHHFWSQLLSITVSEELARVEGIKVERLKLLLLLMISVLIAVAMKFVGALIITSLLIIPAATARRFSRSPEQMAVYAMGLGMVAVVGGLQLSVSYDTPAGPSVVVIAAALFLLSHLVPKRG; the protein is encoded by the coding sequence ATGTGGGATAGTTTTTTAGGCTATGCGCTGTTAGCTGGGTTAGGTATTGCTATTTTAGCCGGCCCCTTAGGCAGCTTTGTGGTGTGGCGGCGCATGGCTTATTTTGGCGATACTTTAGCGCACTCTTCATTATTAGGTGTAGCGTTTGGCTTAATGCTCCAGATTGATTTAACACTGGCAGTACTGGTGGCTTGTGTCTGTTTAGGTATTGTTTTGGCTGCGTTACAGCGAGCCAGTTGGTTAGCAACGGACACCTTATTAGGTATTTTAGCGCACACCTCGTTATCTCTTGGCTTAGTGGCCTTGGCTTTTATGGATAATGTACGTGTGGATCTGATGGCCTATCTGTTTGGCGATTTATTAGCCATTCAGTTAGTGGACTTATATTGGATATTTGGCGGTGGCTTAGTACTACTGGCGATATTACACCACTTTTGGAGCCAGTTATTGTCCATTACCGTGAGTGAAGAACTAGCGCGGGTAGAGGGCATTAAAGTTGAGCGGTTAAAACTCCTGTTATTGCTAATGATCAGCGTCTTAATTGCGGTGGCGATGAAATTTGTCGGCGCGTTAATTATTACTTCTTTACTGATTATTCCTGCCGCTACTGCGCGTCGCTTTAGTCGCTCACCGGAGCAAATGGCCGTGTATGCCATGGGGCTGGGCATGGTGGCCGTGGTCGGCGGTTTGCAGCTGTCGGTCAGTTATGACACGCCCGCTGGACCTTCGGTAGTAGTGATAGCGGCGGCGTTATTTTTGTTGTCTCATTTAGTGCCCAAACGAGGTTAA
- the rsd gene encoding sigma D regulator translates to MLRKMAHSKAKLTGKHQALDDFMEARQALLVEYIRLSTDRKVLPEPQELSDFCSQLVDYVSAAHFEIYDYVMAAYESARGSGRTLAERIYLRLKKSSVLALNFHDKYAKVDNDEVLLELDKDLSVLGEMLEERFSLEDRLVFAVSLLNHLSANEEPA, encoded by the coding sequence ATGCTCAGGAAAATGGCACATAGCAAAGCTAAGCTCACCGGTAAACACCAAGCGCTAGACGACTTTATGGAAGCTCGCCAAGCTTTATTAGTGGAATACATTCGTTTATCGACCGATAGAAAAGTATTGCCAGAGCCACAAGAGCTCAGCGACTTTTGTAGCCAGCTGGTGGATTACGTTAGTGCGGCGCATTTTGAAATATACGATTATGTGATGGCGGCTTATGAGTCAGCCCGCGGCAGTGGCCGGACTCTTGCCGAGCGTATTTACCTGCGCTTGAAAAAAAGCTCAGTGTTAGCGCTTAATTTTCACGATAAATATGCAAAAGTAGATAATGACGAAGTGTTATTGGAATTAGATAAGGATCTCAGTGTACTGGGTGAGATGCTAGAAGAGCGCTTTAGTTTAGAAGACCGCTTAGTATTTGCCGTGTCTTTACTTAATCACTTGAGCGCGAATGAAGAACCCGCGTGA
- the radA gene encoding DNA repair protein RadA: MAKTKTAFVCGECGGEFPRWQGQCTECKEWNTITEIRLAPAAASASRNSRFVGYAGAQDNKVQTLDQVALTELPRIGSGFSELDRVLGGGMVPGSAILIGGNPGAGKSTLLLQVMCGLASRMKTLYITGEESLQQVAMRAQRLGLPRDKLRMLSETSVEQICHIAREEKPAVIVIDSIQVMHVEGVTSSPGSVSQVREAAAQLTRYAKQHGVVVLMVGHVTKDGALAGPKVLEHCIDCSIMLDGANDSRFRMLRSHKNRFGAVNELGVFAMTETGLKEVSNPSAIFLSRGEEQTTGSVVMIIWEGTRPLLVELQALVDYSQLGNPRRVTVGLEQNRLSMLLAVLHRHGGLQMADQDVFVNVVGGVRVEDTSADLALLLALVSSFRDNALPQELVVFGEVGLSGEIRPVPSGQERLMEAAKHGFTRAIIPWANRPKHSPPGMEVIAVKKLEEALEAL; the protein is encoded by the coding sequence ATGGCAAAGACTAAAACGGCGTTTGTATGTGGTGAATGTGGGGGTGAATTTCCACGCTGGCAGGGGCAATGTACTGAGTGTAAAGAGTGGAATACCATCACCGAAATTCGCTTGGCGCCTGCTGCCGCTTCCGCTAGTCGCAATAGTCGTTTTGTGGGCTATGCCGGCGCTCAAGACAATAAAGTACAAACCCTTGATCAAGTCGCGCTTACCGAATTGCCGCGCATTGGCAGTGGCTTTAGCGAGCTTGACCGAGTACTAGGCGGCGGTATGGTGCCAGGCTCTGCCATATTAATTGGCGGTAACCCAGGCGCGGGTAAGAGTACTTTATTGCTACAAGTGATGTGTGGCTTAGCCAGTCGTATGAAAACCTTATATATCACTGGCGAGGAGTCGCTACAGCAAGTGGCGATGCGCGCTCAGCGCTTAGGTCTGCCCCGAGATAAGCTTCGCATGTTATCTGAAACCAGCGTTGAGCAAATTTGTCACATTGCCCGTGAAGAAAAACCGGCAGTGATCGTAATTGACTCCATTCAAGTTATGCATGTGGAGGGCGTGACGTCATCACCAGGCTCGGTCAGTCAAGTGCGCGAAGCCGCGGCCCAGCTCACTCGTTATGCTAAGCAACATGGCGTGGTGGTATTAATGGTAGGGCACGTCACTAAAGACGGGGCGTTGGCAGGACCTAAGGTGTTAGAGCACTGTATAGATTGCTCTATTATGCTAGATGGCGCTAACGATAGTCGTTTTAGAATGCTGCGTAGTCATAAAAACCGCTTTGGTGCCGTAAATGAGTTAGGCGTATTTGCCATGACTGAAACAGGCTTAAAAGAGGTGAGCAACCCCTCGGCTATCTTTTTAAGTCGCGGTGAAGAACAAACCACTGGCTCAGTCGTCATGATTATTTGGGAAGGCACGCGGCCCTTATTAGTAGAGCTACAAGCACTGGTGGATTATTCACAACTTGGTAATCCGCGCCGGGTGACGGTGGGGCTTGAGCAAAATCGCCTCTCGATGTTATTAGCAGTGTTACACCGCCACGGTGGTTTGCAAATGGCCGACCAAGATGTGTTTGTAAACGTAGTGGGTGGCGTACGAGTGGAAGACACCAGTGCCGATTTAGCTTTACTACTGGCGCTAGTTTCGAGCTTTCGTGATAACGCCTTACCGCAAGAGTTGGTGGTGTTTGGTGAGGTGGGGTTATCGGGTGAAATACGCCCCGTGCCCTCAGGGCAAGAGCGCCTGATGGAAGCGGCCAAGCATGGCTTTACTCGCGCTATTATTCCTTGGGCAAATCGGCCTAAACACTCACCGCCAGGCATGGAAGTGATTGCCGTTAAAAAATTAGAAGAGGCGCTAGAAGCGCTGTAA
- a CDS encoding PilZ domain-containing protein translates to MAERRIFTRVEFSSPAWIITLDGEQHSVLVQDLSIHGALLKVTEPWQAELNAPLELRLSLDGEHKQIIMQARQRFHQHECIGIECELLDIESASRLRRLMELNLGEEALLLRQFEELLDSRPYAE, encoded by the coding sequence ATGGCCGAGCGTCGAATATTTACTCGGGTTGAGTTTAGCTCTCCCGCTTGGATAATAACTTTAGATGGCGAGCAACACTCGGTATTGGTGCAAGATTTATCTATTCATGGCGCGCTGCTTAAGGTGACTGAACCGTGGCAAGCAGAGCTTAATGCCCCACTTGAACTGCGTTTATCTCTTGATGGCGAACATAAACAGATTATTATGCAAGCCCGCCAGCGTTTTCACCAGCATGAATGCATTGGTATAGAATGCGAATTGCTAGATATTGAAAGCGCGAGCCGGCTACGGCGCTTAATGGAGCTTAACCTTGGCGAAGAAGCCTTATTATTGCGCCAATTTGAAGAGCTATTAGACTCGCGCCCGTATGCTGAGTAA
- the hemE gene encoding uroporphyrinogen decarboxylase has product MQPLKNDRYLRALLRQPVDYTPVWMMRQAGRYLPEYKATRAEAGDFMALCKNAELACEVTLQPLRRFPLDAAILFSDILTIPDAMGLGLYFETGEGPKFQRPITCMADVQKLGIPDPEGELQYVMNAVRTIRRELKGEVPLIGFSGSPWTLATYMVEGGGSKAFTKTKKMMFADPNAMHLLLDKLADSVTSYLNAQIAAGAQSLMIFDTWGGVLSTRDYKEFSLQYMAKIVDGLVRENDGRRVPVTLFTKNGGQWLEAIAATGCDGIGLDWTIDMADAKRRVGDKVALQGNMDPSMLYAPIPRIEQEVSTILESFGEGPGHVFNLGHGIHLDVDPEHAGAFIRAVQKLSRPYHAK; this is encoded by the coding sequence ATGCAACCTTTGAAAAATGATCGTTACTTACGTGCTTTATTACGCCAGCCCGTTGATTACACACCGGTTTGGATGATGCGCCAAGCAGGGCGTTATTTACCTGAATATAAAGCCACCCGTGCCGAAGCAGGCGACTTTATGGCCTTGTGTAAAAACGCTGAGCTGGCCTGTGAAGTGACCTTGCAGCCGTTACGTCGTTTTCCCTTGGATGCGGCGATTTTATTCTCTGATATTTTGACTATCCCCGATGCCATGGGTTTAGGCTTGTATTTTGAAACCGGTGAAGGTCCTAAGTTTCAACGTCCTATTACGTGTATGGCTGACGTACAAAAATTAGGTATTCCTGATCCTGAAGGTGAGCTGCAGTATGTGATGAATGCGGTGCGCACTATTCGTCGTGAGCTAAAAGGTGAAGTGCCACTGATTGGTTTCTCTGGCAGCCCTTGGACCTTGGCCACTTACATGGTAGAAGGCGGCGGCTCTAAGGCCTTTACTAAGACCAAGAAAATGATGTTTGCCGACCCCAACGCCATGCACTTATTGCTTGATAAGCTAGCCGACAGTGTCACTAGCTATTTGAACGCGCAAATTGCGGCCGGTGCTCAGTCGCTAATGATTTTTGATACTTGGGGTGGGGTGTTGAGTACGCGCGACTACAAAGAGTTCTCTTTGCAGTACATGGCGAAAATCGTGGATGGCTTAGTCCGTGAAAATGACGGTCGTCGCGTACCGGTAACATTATTTACTAAAAATGGCGGCCAGTGGCTTGAAGCCATTGCGGCTACCGGCTGTGATGGTATTGGTTTAGACTGGACCATCGATATGGCCGATGCTAAGCGTCGTGTAGGCGATAAAGTGGCGCTACAAGGCAATATGGATCCCTCTATGTTGTATGCTCCGATCCCACGCATTGAACAAGAAGTGTCAACCATCTTAGAAAGCTTTGGCGAAGGCCCAGGCCATGTGTTTAACCTTGGCCACGGTATTCACTTAGATGTAGATCCTGAGCATGCTGGCGCCTTTATTCGTGCGGTACAGAAATTGTCTCGCCCATATCATGCTAAGTGA
- the mepM gene encoding murein DD-endopeptidase MepM, which yields MNFLRPLQVKLQDVPKQLPKRHLYGIVLLSTLTLTTAVMLPSAQHLLEPPRTLSLPETLALPAGAIQPQVDNTEFFTLPDDDLGPVEPVDALDELAAVEPEWQQYGVQNGDTLSSIFNGLGLPLATMYKLLEVDKERVLDGLKPGQTLSLLIDSDNLLLEFKIKQDLLHTRTFVRNGDGYDSKIKTEASNWETRALKGVIKGSFYLSARDAGLSATQIQRVANLFQWQLNFARDLRQGDSFKVLVQREFVQGKSTGKSELQAVEINNKGRTYYAFRHEDGKFYDSKGESLERGFIRIPLEVTPRISSRFNLNRKHPITGRVRAHKGTDFAVPVGTPVLAPGDGVVVKAVHHPLAGNYIVIRHGRQYTTRFLHLSKFLVKQGDSVRRGQRIGLSGNTGRSTGPHLHYEFHVNNRAVDAMQVKLPMAEGLSGQEKRTFLTTVNKYQKELG from the coding sequence ATGAATTTTCTCCGCCCACTTCAAGTAAAACTGCAAGATGTTCCTAAGCAGCTACCCAAGCGACACCTTTATGGCATTGTCTTATTGAGTACGCTGACACTGACAACGGCAGTGATGCTCCCTTCTGCTCAACATTTACTTGAGCCACCCCGTACCCTTAGTTTACCCGAGACGTTAGCGCTGCCTGCGGGCGCCATTCAACCTCAGGTAGATAACACCGAATTTTTTACGCTTCCCGATGATGACTTAGGCCCCGTAGAGCCGGTGGATGCATTGGATGAACTGGCCGCCGTAGAGCCAGAGTGGCAGCAATACGGCGTACAAAACGGCGATACCTTAAGCAGCATATTTAATGGCTTAGGCTTACCGCTGGCCACTATGTACAAGTTACTAGAAGTAGATAAAGAGCGGGTGTTAGATGGCCTTAAGCCCGGCCAAACCCTTAGCTTGCTCATTGACTCAGATAACTTGTTGCTTGAATTTAAAATCAAACAAGACTTGCTCCATACTCGTACTTTTGTGCGCAATGGTGATGGCTACGATAGCAAGATAAAAACCGAAGCCAGTAATTGGGAAACCCGCGCCCTTAAAGGGGTGATCAAAGGCAGTTTTTACTTAAGCGCGCGTGATGCCGGTTTATCTGCCACGCAAATTCAGCGCGTGGCCAACTTGTTTCAATGGCAGCTTAACTTTGCTCGCGACTTACGCCAAGGCGATAGCTTTAAAGTATTAGTACAGCGCGAGTTTGTACAAGGAAAAAGCACGGGCAAGTCTGAATTACAAGCCGTAGAAATTAATAATAAAGGCCGTACTTATTACGCTTTTCGCCATGAAGATGGCAAATTTTATGACAGTAAAGGCGAAAGCTTAGAGCGCGGCTTTATTCGTATTCCGCTAGAAGTCACCCCGCGCATTAGCTCACGCTTTAATTTAAATCGTAAACACCCTATTACTGGGCGGGTACGCGCTCATAAAGGTACCGACTTTGCCGTGCCCGTGGGCACGCCTGTACTGGCGCCCGGCGATGGGGTAGTCGTAAAAGCGGTGCATCATCCGTTAGCGGGTAATTACATTGTTATTCGCCATGGTCGCCAATACACCACCCGGTTTTTGCACTTAAGTAAATTTTTAGTGAAACAAGGTGATAGCGTACGGCGCGGCCAACGCATTGGGCTTTCTGGTAATACCGGTCGCTCAACAGGACCGCACTTGCACTATGAATTTCATGTGAATAATCGTGCCGTCGATGCCATGCAAGTTAAACTCCCCATGGCGGAAGGCTTAAGCGGCCAAGAAAAACGCACTTTCTTAACCACGGTGAATAAATATCAAAAAGAGTTAGGTTAA
- the znuC gene encoding zinc ABC transporter ATP-binding protein ZnuC — protein sequence MMRLVELTDVGLTLGGNVILERVSLTLERGEILTIVGPNGAGKSSLIKLVLGLLTGHTGTLWQKPRLRVGYVPQKLHLDSVLPLTVARFMSLSHGRKLTVTQALAKVGAERLAERSMQALSGGEMQRILLARALMMQPELLILDEPAQGVDVHGQTELYALIKLLADELQCGVLMVSHDLHLVMASTHSVICLNQHICCHGEPEDVARHPEFARLFGRPELAQLAVYTHHHDCDDEHHGDVRHVG from the coding sequence ATGATGAGGCTGGTGGAATTAACGGACGTGGGACTCACCTTAGGCGGCAATGTTATTCTAGAACGAGTGTCATTAACGCTAGAACGCGGTGAAATCCTAACGATAGTCGGCCCTAATGGTGCGGGTAAAAGCTCATTAATTAAATTGGTATTAGGGCTATTAACGGGGCACACAGGGACCTTGTGGCAGAAGCCAAGGTTACGCGTGGGTTACGTGCCGCAAAAGCTGCATTTAGACTCAGTACTGCCATTAACAGTAGCGCGCTTTATGAGCTTATCTCATGGGAGAAAGCTCACTGTTACCCAAGCGCTGGCCAAAGTAGGTGCTGAGCGCTTAGCCGAGCGCAGTATGCAAGCGTTATCAGGTGGAGAAATGCAGCGCATTTTACTGGCTCGGGCTTTGATGATGCAGCCGGAGTTATTAATTCTTGATGAGCCTGCCCAAGGGGTAGATGTGCATGGCCAAACGGAGTTATATGCCTTAATTAAGCTGCTGGCGGATGAGCTGCAATGTGGCGTGTTAATGGTGTCTCATGATCTGCATTTAGTCATGGCCAGCACTCATAGTGTGATTTGCTTAAACCAACATATTTGTTGTCATGGTGAGCCTGAAGATGTGGCGCGCCATCCTGAATTTGCCCGCTTGTTTGGCCGACCTGAATTAGCGCAGTTAGCCGTGTATACCCATCATCATGACTGTGACGATGAACACCATGGAGATGTCCGTCATGTGGGATAG
- a CDS encoding uracil-DNA glycosylase family protein produces MGNNPSEFERILMQARACTLCEAHLPLGPRPVLQMAPAARIMIIGQAPGTRVHKTGIPWNDPSGDTLRRWLDLTREQFYDPEIMAIMPMGFCYPGKGKSGDLPPRPECAPAWHQQLLSVLPNIELTLLIGQYSQRYYLGKRYKTLTETVRHWQELAPTILPLPHPSPRNRYWLMNNPWFESETLPALRQRVHEVLAAPSFER; encoded by the coding sequence ATGGGCAATAATCCGTCTGAGTTTGAACGAATATTAATGCAGGCGCGCGCGTGCACATTATGTGAAGCTCATTTGCCGTTAGGCCCTCGCCCCGTATTACAAATGGCTCCCGCTGCCCGCATTATGATTATTGGCCAAGCACCCGGTACTCGGGTCCATAAAACGGGCATTCCTTGGAACGATCCCAGTGGTGATACTCTTCGCCGCTGGTTAGACTTAACTCGTGAGCAATTTTATGACCCCGAAATAATGGCCATCATGCCTATGGGCTTTTGTTATCCGGGCAAAGGCAAAAGTGGCGACCTACCGCCGCGCCCTGAGTGCGCGCCGGCGTGGCATCAACAGCTGCTTAGCGTCTTACCTAATATTGAACTGACACTGCTTATTGGCCAGTATTCTCAGCGCTACTATTTAGGTAAGCGCTATAAAACGCTCACCGAAACGGTACGCCATTGGCAAGAGCTAGCCCCGACTATATTACCTTTGCCTCATCCTTCGCCTCGCAACCGGTATTGGCTCATGAATAACCCTTGGTTTGAAAGCGAAACGCTGCCTGCGCTGCGCCAACGGGTCCATGAAGTACTAGCAGCGCCCAGTTTTGAGCGATAG